One window of Kosakonia cowanii JCM 10956 = DSM 18146 genomic DNA carries:
- a CDS encoding YcgL domain-containing protein, whose product MFCVIYRSARREQTYLYVEKRDDFSRVPETLMQSFGQPQLAMILPLDGSKKLAGADLEKVKNALGEQGYYLQLPPPPENLLKAHLAANTKQ is encoded by the coding sequence ATGTTTTGTGTGATCTATCGAAGTGCCAGACGTGAACAGACCTATCTGTATGTTGAGAAAAGAGACGATTTTTCTCGTGTGCCAGAAACATTAATGCAAAGTTTCGGCCAACCGCAGTTAGCGATGATTTTACCCCTCGACGGCAGTAAAAAATTAGCCGGCGCGGATCTGGAAAAAGTAAAAAACGCGCTCGGCGAGCAGGGATATTATTTACAGCTTCCCCCGCCGCCGGAAAATTTACTTAAAGCCCACCTTGCGGCGAACACTAAGCAATAA
- the minC gene encoding septum site-determining protein MinC, giving the protein MSNTPIELKGSSFTLSVVHLHDAKPEVIRQALEDKIAQAPAFLQHAPVVVNVSALVGPIDWPQLQKSIAATGLHVVGISGCKDAALKAEIERAGFPILSEGKEKAQPRPEPVAEPVSVATPAIKTRLIDTPVRSGQRIYAQNCDLIVTSHVSAGAELIADGNIHVYGMMRGRALAGASGDDEAQIFCTHLTPELVSIAGEYWLSDQIPAEFYGKAARLQLAGNALTIQPLD; this is encoded by the coding sequence ATGTCAAACACGCCCATCGAGCTTAAAGGCAGTAGTTTTACCTTATCCGTGGTTCATTTGCATGATGCAAAACCCGAAGTTATTCGTCAGGCGTTAGAAGACAAAATCGCTCAGGCTCCTGCATTTTTGCAGCATGCTCCCGTGGTGGTGAATGTCTCAGCACTGGTAGGTCCGATTGACTGGCCGCAACTGCAGAAAAGTATTGCTGCCACTGGCCTGCATGTTGTCGGTATTAGCGGTTGCAAAGACGCTGCACTGAAAGCGGAAATAGAACGTGCTGGCTTTCCTATCCTGTCGGAAGGCAAAGAGAAAGCGCAACCGCGCCCGGAGCCCGTTGCTGAACCGGTATCCGTCGCCACGCCGGCTATTAAAACACGGCTGATTGATACCCCGGTGCGCTCTGGACAGCGCATCTATGCGCAGAACTGCGACCTGATTGTCACCAGCCACGTGAGCGCAGGCGCGGAGTTGATTGCCGATGGCAATATTCACGTCTACGGCATGATGCGCGGCCGCGCGCTGGCGGGTGCAAGCGGTGATGATGAAGCACAAATATTTTGTACCCACCTGACCCCGGAACTGGTCTCCATTGCGGGTGAGTACTGGCTGAGTGACCAAATCCCGGCCGAATTTTATGGCAAAGCGGCGCGTCTGCAACTGGCAGGTAACGCTTTGACAATTCAACCCTTAGATTAA